Proteins encoded together in one Drosophila albomicans strain 15112-1751.03 chromosome 2R, ASM965048v2, whole genome shotgun sequence window:
- the LOC117576265 gene encoding protein O-mannosyl-transferase TMTC4, with the protein MVNLDLRQTSALHSLVCQSILVLICLICFGYGGLSGAKFVFDDTVAIVKNKNVYTLPTNWTAIFSHDFWGAPLLSADSHKSFRPLTTLMFHYEYALLGLGASHMKFLNLLLHCVNTLLMWRLVRSLYVEDIDIERWATISAALFAAHPIHVEAVSGVVGRAELMFGLIHLLCLLLTVASVDKRGGSTIISILLLTAIGMLFKESAVTIPLSCAALDYFQNGTYMLPLKLQQRIITTRLRYLVYLFGTGLLIVLRLWWQNFEAPEFKAVDNPIAHSEQLLTRGLSQQYLYVMNFWLMLCPQWLCFDWALGCIQLVTSIWDMRLQAVIAFYSFIFVSLMNFRRLAGLMIGLALMVIPFLPASGIIRVGFVIAERTLYVPSMGFCLLFVYGFLYCYNYMADQAHWRHLLQALLMLLFAVLMLRTRQRAADWLNEEQLFSSALQVCPNNAKVHYNIARLATDMGNSSRAFQHYHRAIELYPEYESALMNLGNLYREHGQLQTAEKFIRAALAAYPAFPVAWMNLGIVQSAQKKYTEALDSYKQALKYRTDYAVCYYNMGNLYLEQQRYAEALHHWQHAVAVNPRQPKAWANILTMLDNRSMYEDALRLSEQGLMQLPHEPSIMFIRANVLGKLKHYVEAESLYKQVIELDPHNMLYHTNLGVLYHRWDKVQEAIDSYRTAISINAVRSTTARDNLGKLLKRMEREAINEQ; encoded by the coding sequence ATGGTGAACCTAGATCTGCGCCAGACCTCGGCGCTGCACAGTCTGGTCTGTCAGTCCATATTAgtattaatttgtttgatcTGCTTTGGCTACGGCGGTTTAAGCGGCGCCAAGTTTGTCTTCGATGACACGGTGGCCATTGTGAagaacaaaaatgtttatacgCTGCCCACCAACTGGACAGCAATATTTAGTCACGACTTCTGGGGTGCTCCGCTTCTAAGTGCCGATTCCCATAAGTCCTTTCGTCCACTGACAACGCTAATGTTTCACTATGAATACGCTCTGCTGGGATTAGGCGCCTCTCACATGAAGTTCCTCAATCTGTTGCTACACTGCGTCAACACATTGCTGATGTGGCGTTTGGTGCGCTCGCTGTACGTCGAGGACATTGACATTGAACGCTGGGCCACCATTTCCGCAGCACTCTTTGCCGCCCATCCAATTCATGTTGAAGCCGTTTCCGGCGTCGTCGGACGTGCGGAGCTCATGTTCGGCCTCATCCATTTGCTTTGTCTACTGCTGACGGTGGCCAGCGTAGATAAACGTGGCGGCAGCACCATCATCTCCATACTGCTCCTCACTGCCATTGGAATGCTGTTTAAGGAGTCCGCAGTAACAATTCCTTTGTCCTGTGCCGCACTGGATTACTTTCAAAATGGGACCTATATGCTGCCTCTGAAACTGCAGCAACGCATCATCACCACACGCCTACGTTACCTCGTCTATTTATTTGGAACTGGGCTACTAATCGTGCTGCGTCTCTGGTGGCAGAACTTTGAGGCACCCGAATTTAAAGCCGTGGACAATCCCATTGCGCATAGTGAGCAGCTGTTGACGCGCGGCTTATCGCAGCAGTATCTGTATGTGATGAATTTCTGGCTAATGCTATGCCCGCAATGGTTGTGTTTCGATTGGGCACTCGGCTGTATCCAACTAGTCACGAGCATTTGGGATATGCGACTGCAGGCTGTGATTGCATTCTACAGCTTCATATTCGTCTCACTGATGAACTTTCGCCGGCTTGCGGGCTTGATGATTGGCTTGGCCTTGATGGTCATACCCTTTCTTCCCGCCTCGGGCATCATTCGTGTGGGATTCGTGATTGCGGAGCGCACACTCTACGTGCCCTCCATGGGCTTCTGCTTGCTGTTCGTCTATGGCTTCTTGTACTGCTACAACTACATGGCAGATCAAGCACATTGGCGGCATCTGCTCCAAGCACTCCTCATGCTGCTCTTTGCTGTACTGATGCTGCGCACCCGGCAGCGTGCTGCCGACTGGCTTAACGAGGAACAACTCTTCAGTTCAGCTCTACAAGTGTGTCCCAACAATGCCAAAGTGCACTACAACATCGCTCGGCTGGCGACCGATATGGGCAACAGTTCGAGAGCTTTTCAGCACTATCACCGAGCCATCGAGCTCTATCCGGAGTACGAATCGGCGCTTATGAATCTGGGAAACCTGTATCGTGAGCATGGACAACTGCAGACTGCCGAGAAGTTTATACGTGCTGCACTCGCAGCGTATCCTGCGTTTCCCGTCGCCTGGATGAATCTGGGCATTGTGCAGTCGGCCCAGAAGAAGTACACCGAAGCGTTGGACAGCTATAAACAGGCGCTGAAGTATCGCACGGATTATGCAGTCTGCTATTATAATATGGGCAATTTGTATTTGGAGCAGCAGCGTTATGCGGAGGCACTGCATCATTGGCAGCATGCTGTAGCCGTGAATCCCCGTCAACCCAAGGCATGGGCCAATATTCTAACGATGTTAGACAATCGCTCAATGTACGAGGATGCACTGCGTCTTTCTGAGCAGGGACTGATGCAGTTGCCGCATGAGCCCAGCATCATGTTCATACGAGCCAATGTGTTGGGCAAACTGAAGCATTACGTCGAAGCGGAGTCACTGTATAAACAGGTTATTGAGCTCGATCCACACAATATGCTATATCACACGAATCTAGGTGTGCTCTACCATCGCTGGGACAAAGTTCAAGAGGCGATCGATTCATATAGAACTGCTATCAGTATTAATGCCGTACGATCGACGACTGCGAGGGACAATCTGGGTAAGCTGTTGAAGCGTATGGAGCGCGAAGCTATCAATGAACAGTAA
- the LOC117575478 gene encoding trafficking protein particle complex subunit 6b yields MSEEIVFDCLHAEIVNYCLDASKDQHDLATLEYIGFTTGYRLIERLTRDGTRFKDELETMKFICTDFWTLIYKKQVDNLRTNNHGMYVVQDKAFRFLTRISPGAKQLEQAPKFVAFTCGLVRGALSNLGINSTVTAEVQTIPACRFHIEVNRN; encoded by the exons ATGTCTGAGGAAATTGTTTTCGATTGCTTGCATGCAGAGATAGTGAACTATTGTCTAGACGCCAGCAAG GATCAACATGATCTGGCCACGCTGGAGTACATTGGCTTCACTACAGGATATCGGCTGATTGAACGTCTCACAAGAGATGGCACACGCTTTAAGGACGAACTGGAGACCATGAAGTTCATCTGCACTGATTTCTGGACACTCATCTACAAAAAGCAGGTCGATAATTTGCGGACAAACAATCATGGCATGTATGTGGTGCAAGACAAAGCATTCCGGTTCCTAACACGCATCTCACCGGGCGCCAAGCAATTAGAACAGGCACCCAAATTTGTGGCCTTCACCTGTGGCCTGGTGCGTGGTGCTCTTAGCAATCTGGGCATCAATAGCACCGTCACCGCGGAGGTGCAAACAATTCCCGCTTGCAGATTTCACATCGAGGTCAATAggaattaa
- the LOC117575477 gene encoding uncharacterized protein LOC117575477 gives MPNAQSDRDALEAVYELTQGATAQRNWRKLLILGDTFDVQLKRKLLWIWPTAKNLMQFQLKLNELRIQNVLSIGCGNGLLEWLLTAVGAEDSLRVYGLERDANWWRSKYAIRSFIPLNYIESSEYNCQLSGDFLRQCCCGLPPQALLFCYFNNRVAFLEYLSAFAGSWLIIIGPQPSLGIHTDPNPLQPELPDCNRWALHSLINWTEHNVVALYKKLP, from the coding sequence ATGCCCAACGCACAATCGGATCGAGATGCTTTAGAGGCAGTCTATGAACTGACCCAAGGAGCTACTGCACAACGTAATTGGCGTAAGTTGCTGATTTTGGGCGACACTTTCGATGTGCAGCTTAAACGTAAACTACTCTGGATTTGGCCAACTGCCAAGAACTTGATGCAATTCCAACTTAAACTCAACGAACTGCGCATCCAGAATGTGCTGAGCATTGGCTGTGGCAACGGACTCCTCGAGTGGCTGTTGACAGCGGTGGGAGCTGAGGATTCTTTACGTGTTTATGGTCTGGAACGAGATGCCAACTGGTGGCGCAGCAAATATGCTATACGCAGCTTTATTCCACTCAACTACATCGAATCATCTGAGTACAATTGTCAATTATCTGGTGACTTTTTGAGGCAATGCTGTTGTGGATTACCGCCACAAGCGTTGCTCTTCTGTTACTTTAATAATCGTGTGGCATTTCTTGAATATCTGTCGGCATTTGCCGGCAGTTGGCTTATTATAATTGGTCCACAACCGTCACTTGGAATACACACGGATCCAAATCCGCTGCAGCCGGAGTTGCCCGATTGCAATCGCTGGGCGTTGCATAGCTTAATCAATTGGACTGAACACAATGTAGTTGCATTGTACAAAAAATTACCATAA
- the LOC117575476 gene encoding zinc finger protein 454: MSGRCPRCNCEATGQNRLVTDSCGHSKCRQCLLNDVADCLECNEATNNTIEVPQDTEIPAVESQLSHDESPASHITVTEQGYHCSVCNKSFRSRTQQYYHRACGNEALKQFACTLCDRRFATRSHLKYHQNSHENNEQHSCSVCHKNFKQQLVLQRHMRVHKTETFTCPQCQKQFRSQNALDTHSQVHSGQSLPYKCEVCGKHYLTKANLKQHRLKHDQNSTRYACSICSKSFLRQTTLRLHQARHSQRPRHSCPQCYKTFNDLDALARHKKQHAITHRYRCIDCDVTVNRRDNMIRHMRAMHPGVPFDAGVEIIGNESLNQEGEPPVAAAEEATHTPNIQRYNSVIMSVGNVQPVDVAAWLPPEPEPEPEPEMQQQQFVQQQQQFIQQPPTVQDEVQKENVKLYRKIILDLDNEEYSNELSTVMDLEHEIAPEHVHQVSMQQPPLHQRLHWRKNYKNFYENEHTD, translated from the exons ATGAGTGGCAGGTGTCCTCGCTGCAACTGCGAGGCAACTGGACAGAATCGTTTGGTCACCGACAGCTGCGGACATAGTAAATGCCGCCAGTGTTTGTTAAACGATGTTGCCGACTGCTTAGAGTGCAATGAGGCAACAAATAACACCATCGAAGTGCCTCAAGACACTGAAATACCTGCAGTAGAGTCCCAGCTATCCCACGATGAGTCACCTGCTAGTCATATAACAGTCACAGAACAAGGCTATCACTGCAGCGTGTGCAACAAATCCTTTCGCAGTCGCACACAGCAATATTATCACCGAGCCTGCGGCAATGAGGCGCTTAAGCAATTTGCTTGTACGCTATGTGATCGA cGCTTTGCTACACGCTCGCATCTTAAGTATCATCAGAATAGTCACGAGAACAACGAACAGCACAGCTGTTCTGTTTGCCATAAGAACTTTAAGCAACAGCTTGTCCTGCAGCGTCACATGCGTGTCCATAAGACTGAAACATTCACTTGTCCGCAATGCCAAAAGCAGTTCCGCAGCCAGAACGCTCTCGACACGCACAGTCAAGTGCACAGCGGTCAGAGTTTGCCTTACAAATGTGAGGTTTGTGGCAAACACTATTTGACTAAGGCGAATTTAAAGCAACACCGATTGAAGCACGATCAAAACAGCACTCGTTACGCTTGCTCCATCTGCTCTAAATCCTTTCTGCGCCAAACCACCCTCAGGCTGCATCAGGCGCGGCACAGTCAACGCCCACGACATTCGTGTCCACAATGCTATAAAACATTCAACGATCTGGATGCGTTGGCGCGTCACAAGAAGCAGCATGCCATAACGCATCGTTATCGGTGCATTGACTGCGATGTGACCGTTAATAGAAGGGACAACATGATACGCCACATGCGGGCCATGCATCCCGGCGTGCCGTTCGATGCAGGTGTCGAAATCATTGGAAACGAGTCGCTTAACCAGGAAGGTGAACCtccagttgcagctgcagaggaagcaacacacacaccgaaCATTCAACGCTACAATAGCGTTATCATGAGCGTGGGCAATGTGCAGCCAGTGGAtgtggctgcctggctgccacCAGAGCCAGAGCCGGAGCCTGAGCCcgaaatgcagcaacaacaattcgttcaacagcaacaacaattcattCAACAGCCACCAACTGTGCAAGATGAAGTGCAAAAAGAGAATGTGAAACTCTATCGCAAAATCATTTTGGATTTGGACAACGAAGAGTACTCCAATGAGCTGAGCACTGTGATGGATCTGGAGCATGAAATAGCACCCGAGCATGTGCATCAAGTATCGATGCAACAGCCGCCGTTGCATCAACGTCTGCATTGGCGCAAGAATTACAAGAATTTTTACGAAAACGAACACACAGATTAA
- the LOC117574627 gene encoding NF-kappa-B-repressing factor, whose amino-acid sequence MATIAKRQKVEDVEQLETSPTSQKQGKKHKKSKKSSPGENAAENSGDWDVDDYKTEYESEEHWELRRDFMLAHKDRFDEERLVCLAQTFINMEFMGCKYPNETMLLVAELSKDIAEEFRKNRALRLKRTFVSASDAAEQRAKGRKVGAAAARSEVQSLQSASSRDRLCFGGGEPVNLFAGLRYGNLVIYLAGGRSCLRNSCNTVKMKYEERSTEAQQAIADDVSKTAEILLNDEVIATGIGENLKIAKLAAYKQAILLLQTHCYSIKLNASRETIKVEKGKNGVNINVTKESADNLGEPKLDKNNKGYHMMRLMGWTGGGLGRSKQGREEPVGYLLKNNRMGLGSNDPHANLADYRKLIENYVNSDDMRDMQFEPTFSKEERAALHQVASKFGLRSNSYGVGESRRLLITKKIAYEIILTEVLNRRNPKFCDRYFVQVPMQKAHLFPGHVAALDLENLTE is encoded by the exons ATGGCCACAATAGCTAAGCGACAGAAGGTGGAAGATGTTGAACAACTTGAGACATCGCCCACATCACAGAAGCAgggcaaaaaacacaaaaaatccAAGAAATCTTCGCCAGGGGAAAATGCCGCTGAAAACTCCGGCGATTGGGATGTGGACGACTATAAAACAGAATATGAAAGCGAAGAGCACTGGGAATTACGACGGGATTTCATGCTAGCACACAAGGATCGCTTCGACGAGGAACGCTTAGTGTGTTTGGCACAAACATTCATTAACATGGAATTCATGGGCTGCAAATATCCCAATGAAACGATGTTATTAGTCGCCGAGCTGTCCAAAGATATTGCCGAAGAGTTCCGGAAGAATCGTGCCTTGCGTCTGAAGCGTACGTTTGTCTCCGCCTCGGATGCTGCGGAACAGCGCGCCAAAG GGCGAAAAGttggagcagctgctgccaggTCAGAGGTGCAATCCCTGCAATCAGCTAGCAGCCGAGACCGGCTTTGCTTCGGCGGCGGCGAGCCAGTCAATCTCTTTGCCGGATTACGGTACGGTAATCTTGTCATCTATCTCGCTGGTGGACGCTCTTGTCTGCGCAACTCTTGCAACACCGTCAAAATGAAATACGAGGAACGTTCCACTGAAGCTCAACAAGCAATAGCTGACGATGTCTCCAAAACAGCAGAGATTCTGCTTAACGATGAGGTTATCGCAACTGGCATCGGCGAGAACTTGAAGATTGCCAAGCTGGCAGCCTATAAACAAGCCATCCTCCTGCTCCAAACTCATTGCTACAGCATCAAG ttaaatgcCTCGCGTGAGACTATCAAAGTGGAAAAGGGAAAGAATGGTGTCAATATTAATGTGACCAAAGAGTCGGCTGACAACTTGGGAGAACCCAAATtggacaaaaacaacaaaggcTATCACATGATGCGTCTAATGGGATGGACAGGAGGCGGCTTGGGGCGTTCCAAGCAGGGACGTGAAGAGCCAGTGGG ttaTCTGCTTAAGAACAACCGCATGGGCTTAGGTTCGAATGATCCGCATGCCAATTTGGCCGATTATCGCAAACTAATTGAGAACTATGTAAACTCGGATGACATGCGAGACATGCAGTTTGAGCCCACCTTCTCCAAGGAAGAACGCGCCGCTCTCCATCA ggTTGCTAGCAAATTCGGTCTGCGTTCCAATAGCTATGGCGTGGGAGAATCACGGCGCCTGCTAATCACCAAGAAAATCGCCTATGAAATCATACTTACTGAAGTGCTTAATCGACGAAATCCCAAGTTTTGCGATCGTTATTTTGTTCAAGTTCCGATGCAAAAAGCGCACTTGTTTCCTGGTCATGTGGCAGCCTTAGATTTGGAGAACTTAACGGAGTAG
- the LOC117574629 gene encoding surfeit locus protein 4 homolog, whose amino-acid sequence MSIPNEYIAKTEDVAEQVIKRGKNVLPTVARLCLIATFFEDGLRMYFQWNEQREYMDMSWGCGKFLATVFVLTNLIGQLGGCGMVMARFKVDIAVGLLFFIVVLQTIAYSILWDFQFLLRNFALIGALLLVLAEARIEGRSLFAGVPSLGDNKPKNFMQLAGRILLAFMFITLIRFELSVWNVIQDIIGSTLMVLVVLGYKTKLSALILVALLTILNLYHNAWWTIPSYKPLRDFLKYDFFQTLSVIGGLLMIVSLGPGGVSMDEHKKKW is encoded by the exons ATGAGCATACCCAACGAATACATTGCAAAAACCGAAGATGTGGCTGAACAG GTGATCAAGCGTGGCAAAAATGTGCTGCCAACGGTGGCGCGGCTGTGTCTCATTGCCACCTTCTTCGAGGATGGTCTGCGTATGTATTTCCAGTGGAACGAGCAGCGCGAATACATGGACATGAGCTGGGGCTGTGGCAAGTTTCTGGCCACCGTCTTTGTGCTAACCAATCTGATTGGACAACTGGGCGGATGTGGCATGGTGATGGCTCGGTTCAAGGTTGACATTGCTGTTGGTCTGCTCTTCTTCATCGTTGTGCTGCAG ACAATTGCGTACTCGATCCTGTGGGATTTCCAGTTCTTGCTGCGTAACTTTGCATTGATCGGTGCCCTGCTCCTGGTGCTTGCTGAGGCGAGAATTGAGGGACGCAGTTTATTTGCTGGTGTGCCATCTCTGGGTGACAATAAGCCCAAGAACTTCATGCAGTTGGCTGGCCGCATTTTGTTGGCTTTCATGTTCATTACTCTGATTCGCTTCGAGTTGAGCGTGTGGAATGTGATTCAGGACATTATTGGATCCACATTGATGGTACTTGTTGTGCTTGGCTATAAGACAAAGTTGTCGGCGCTAATTCTGGTCGCGTTGCTCACCATACTCAACTTGTACCACAATGCTTGGTGGACTATTCCGTCATACAAACCGCTCAGAGATTTCTTGAAATACGACTTTTTCCAG ACACTATCCGTCATTGGTGGACTGCTCATGATTGTTTCCTTGGGACCCGGTGGTGTTTCAATGGATGAACATAAGAAGAAGTGGTAG
- the LOC117575359 gene encoding zinc finger protein 267, translated as MLPKKIPAKITPIKVPIFELPEIVLVDTVIISEKFARDNNISVSATISKSLANKMQISKTDDAHNIQPARATSSNANHPVVTTKQMKDRAVMTLPPENSLPTRCREMQTDLKTTVDVAIQCERDLTDEWELVFEKPATTASEAEEERKFLKLVSENTNIFPNGMLECRICGEIASLLQEHQSHLAVHWAPRALCTACGKMVRNEFYMSQHNLICPARPAKSKKTKRSFKCPHLQCGVMWSSRSELAKHIEQHSNENLYGCQQCRKRFSTMANFVLHRLLNAACCNAKLFNLSKQWSRYSRKAAAKRCTICSRQFGSSASAAWHKRRCMMAYQQRILKFFKK; from the exons ATGCTTCCTAAAAAGATTCCcgcaaaa ATAACACCTATAAAGGTGCCCATATTCGAACTGCCGGAAATAGTGTTGGTGGACACCGTCATTATAAGCGAGAAGTTTGCTCGCGACAACAACATTTCAGTGTCGGCAACAATTAGCAAAAGCCTAgcgaataaaatgcaaatctcCAAAACTGATGATGCCCATAATATACAACCTGCTCGGGCGACCAGTTCCAATGCCAATCACCCAGTTGTCaccacaaaacaaatgaaagatCGAGCTGTAATGACATTACCTCCAGAGAATTCGCTTCCTACGCGTTGTCGAGAGATGCAAACGGATTTGAAGACAACAGTTGATGTGGCCATTCAATGTGAACGCGATTTGACAGATGAATGGGAACTGGTATTCGAgaagccagcaacaacagcatctgAAGCTGAAGAGGAACGCAAATTTCTTAAGTTGGTCAGcgaaaatacaaacatatttcCCAATGGAATGCTAGAATGTCGCATCTGTGGTGAAATCGCCAGCTTACTGCAGGAGCATCAGAGCCATTTGGCCGTGCACTGGGCACCGCGTGCTCTGTGCACTGCGTGTGGCAAGATGGTGCGCAACGAGTTCTATATGTCGCAGCACAACTTGATTTGTCCAGCACGTCCTGCCAAatcgaaaaaaacaaaaaggtcCTTCAAATGTCCGCATCTACAGTGTGGTGTCATGTGGAGTAGCCGAAGTGAGCTGGCCAAGCACATCGAGCAGCATTCCAATGAGAATCTCTATGGGTGCCAGCAGTGCCGTAAAAGATTCTCTACAATGGCAAATTTCGTGTTGCATCGACTGCTAAATGCTGCCTGCTGCAATGCCAAACTCTTTAATCTGTCTAAGCAATGGTCACGTTATAGCAGGAAAGCGGCGGCCAAGCGTTGCACTATTTGCAGTCGACAATTTGGGAGTTCAGCAAGTGCGGCGTGGCACAAGAGAAGATGCATGATGGCCTATCAGCAGCGCATATTGAAGTTTTTCAAGAAATAG
- the LOC117575358 gene encoding 28S ribosomal protein S22, mitochondrial: MSLFRHIRKLNALQNVRQLSSAGLKSSTLQYATDPQPQFTDAETQQLLQSMTQLQLDKVFRKRTVPDNSVHTQFMTTAQLEKEFLQTIEKAQQLLQMPPVVKIKEDTERIISKDPALKDFATTKYVFTDITFGLPQSERKVVVRDVDGTLSYATLDITKRMNQLYFPLDGRKFYTPRMFSDEQLFQRCLDEHKYEFILDRLTVQYEPYEAEFHNISAKVFEHLNESKQFDQLRSTRHFGPMAFFYAWHRCIDDLLYDMIRRDYLLNAVQLIALSYKIHKVPLDYQATLRQLEELQPSPAVKALAELRSGLRQHQAKGIENEIQTAIGKTETDFQADEISLRFIEQYIGSEHALKKVQLELAVQTLKELNLEKQQLYEGLKKAHGVQQQAS; encoded by the coding sequence atgtcTTTATTTCGGCACATTCGCAAGCTTAACGCCTTGCAAAATGTACGCCAACTCTCGAGTGCCGGACTCAAAAGCAGCACCCTACAATACGCCACAGATCCGCAGCCGCAATTCACAGATGCCGAGACTCAACAACTGCTCCAATCCATGACGCAACTGCAGCTGGACAAAGTGTTCCGCAAACGCACCGTGCCGGATAACAGTGTACACACGCAATTCATGACTACGGCGCAGCTGGAAAAGGAGTTTTTGCAGACGATTGAGAAGGCGCAACAATTGCTTCAAATGCCACCGGTTGTCAAGATCAAAGAGGACACCGAACGCATTATTTCCAAAGATCCAGCGCTGAAAGATTTTGCCACCACCAAATATGTGTTCACAGACATCACCTTCGGGTTGCCGCAGTCGGAACGCAAAGTCGTCGTACGTGACGTGGATGGTACATTGTCCTATGCCACACTGGACATCACGAAACGCATGAATCAATTGTATTTTCCGCTCGACGGACGCAAATTCTACACGCCTCGCATGTTCTCCGACGAGCAACTGTTCCAGCGTTGCCTGGACGAgcataaatatgaattcatTTTGGATCGTTTGACTGTTCAATACGAACCTTACGAGGCCGAGTTCCACAACATTTCAGCCAAAGTGTTTGAGCATTTGAATGAATCCAAACAATTTGATCAATTGCGTTCAACGCGTCACTTTGGACCCATGGCTTTCTTCTACGCCTGGCATCGTTGCATCGACGATCTGCTTTACGATATGATACGTCGCGATTATCTGCTCAATGCCGTCCAACTGATTGCGCTAAGCTACAAGATACATAAAGTGCCGCTCGATTATCAAGCGACTCTCCGTCAATTGGAGGAACTGCAGCCGTCGCCGGCTGTCAAAGCGTTAGCCGAACTGCGCAGCGGTTTACGGCAGCATCAAGCGAAAGGCATTGAGAATGAGATACAGACGGCAATTGGCAAAACAGAAACCGATTTCCAGGCCGACGAGATCAGTTTACGTTTCATTGAGCAATACATAGGCAGCGAGCATGCACTGAAGAAGGTACAGCTAGAGTTGGCGGTGCAAACGCTCAAGGAGCTCAACCTGGAGAAACAGCAGCTGTATGAGGGTCTGAAGAAGGCACACGGTGTACAGCAGCAAGCCTCATAA